A stretch of Dysidea avara chromosome 5, odDysAvar1.4, whole genome shotgun sequence DNA encodes these proteins:
- the LOC136255441 gene encoding uncharacterized protein isoform X1, producing MPVIEAQSTGENPLAKKVYKFKSLRPCDLNGCTRKEIREYFENTYDLDELVFAGLKEEKSFYLCPDRLRLPLIFYVAHPATLYINKLLLTGLITKRVNRHYESLFETGVDEMSWDDTENYRMGGSYKWPSLADVLEYRRQVKEVVIDVIENAPLEFPITPQSPWWSLFMGMEHERIHLETSSVLIRQLPIDHVQKPTNWIYAPPKISDAAVRNEMITVPEGTVRFGKPVDFPSYGWDNEYGQVEMNAPEFEASKYLVTNREFFEFVNAGGYKNKQYWTDEGWKWVTYCGANHPTFWVCQEGCKSRCGAALSSYSHCLPRVVENGHANGSMNGETNTTKYRYRTVYDVIDMPWDWPVDINYHEAKAFCKWKGPDYRLPTEAEHHRMRGDPDPSTDILCDPVFRKDTNINLQFKYGSSNPVNMFPATPLGFHDIYGNVWEWVEDHFNGLPGFEATYLYNDFSTPCFDGRHTLMMGGSWASTGSSEASRFSRYAFRRHFFQHAGFRVVKSANPAPVRLCGCEVYVLGVGVEDNPVQLPICDKEKCWLPSTNGQFQYEVESNLVNLLDEEYGGGIQKTNSQIAYYESVVQKYNCKTSSALHIGCGAGYTSLMLSKTFESVVGIDYCGRYINSAMQIQKDGRLKFGSGKEAKIPDTIDAKKVTFIQLTWLPNEIENHDFVLVEFLDRVISPTSWLVKLWECITTDGLLVLSTSSKWTIDSLTREIGKWFKMVENTAQRDKMITVWKMKN from the exons ATGCCAGTAATCGAAGCTCAGTCAACAGGAGAGAACCCGCTAGCTAAAAAGGTGTACAAGTTCAAATCGCTGCGACCTTGCGATCTGAATGGATGCACCCGCAA AGAGATCAGAGAATATTTCGAGAATACATACGATTTGGATGAGCTGGTGTTCGCTGGATTAAAAG AGGAGAAGTCATTCTACTTGTGTCCAGACAGACTACGATTACCACTGATCTTCTACGTTGCTCATCCTGCTACACTCTACATTAACAAGCTACTACTAACTGGTTTGATCACT AAACGTGTCAATAGACATTACGAGTCACTGTTTGAAACAGGAGTGGATGAAATGTCATGGGATGACACT GAGAACTATAGGATGGGAGGCAGCTACAAGTGGCCCAGCCTAGCTGATGTGTTGGAGTATCGTCGTCAAGTGAAAGAAGTTGTGATTGATGTTATTGAGAATGCTCCACTGGAGTTCCCAATAACACCACAGTCTCCATGG TGGTCTCTATTTATGGGAATGGAACACGAAAG GATCCATTTGGAAACCTCATCAGTGCTTATAAGGCAGTTGCCTATTGATCATGTACAGAAGCCAACCAACTGGATATATGCTCCTCCTAAAATAT CTGATGCAGCTGTACGAAATGAGATGATTACTGTACCAGAGGGGACAGTGAGATTTGGCAAACCGGTGGATTTTCCATCCTACGGTTGGGACAATGAGTATGGACAAGTAGAGATGAA TGCTCCAGAATTTGAGGCAAGCAAATATCTCGTCACAAACCGTGAATTTTTTGAATTTGTCAATGCTGGTGGATATAAAAACAAGCAGTATTGGACAGATGAAG GTTGGAAATGGGTGACTTATTGTGGAGCTAACCATCCCACATTCTGGGTGTGTCAAGAAGGGTGCAAATCTCGCTGTGGAGCTGCTTTGTCATCATACTCCCACTGCCTGCCTCGTGTGGTAGAGAATGGACATGCTAATGGCAGTATGAATGGTGAAACAAACACCACCAAATATCG GTATCGTACTGTGTATGATGTGATAGACATGCCATGGGATTGGCCGGTGGACATCAACTACCACGAGGCTAAGGCATTCTGTAAGTGGAAGGGACCAGATTACCGTCTACCTACTGAGGCAGAACATCACAGGATGAGGGGGGACCCA GATCCCTCTACAGATATCCTTTGTGATCCAGTGTTCAGAAAGGATACCAATATCAACTTGCAGTTTAAATACGGATCATCCAAT CCCGTGAACATGTTCCCGGCAACTCCACTGGGGTTTCATGACATTTATGGAAACGTGTGGGAATGGGTTGAAGACCATTTCAATGGTCTTCCTGGCTTTGAGGCGACATATCTGTACAACGACTTTTCAACACCATGCTTTGATGGTCGACATACCTTGATGATG GGTGGATCATGGGCATCTACTGGCAGCTCGGAGGCATCTCGTTTTTCCAGATATGCTTTCCGCAGACATTTCTTCCAACATGCTGGATTTCGTGTAGTGAAATCTGCCAATCCTGCTCCAGTCAGACTGTGTGGCTGTGAAGTGTACGTCCTTGGGGTGGGAGTTGAAG ATAATCCAGTGCAGTTGCCAATTTGTGACAAAGAGAAGTGCTGGCTTCCCTCCACTAATGGCCAGTTTCAGTATGAAGTGGAATCTAACCTAGTCAACCTACTGGATGAGGAATATGGGGGG GGTATACAGAAGACTAACTCTCAGATTGCCTATTACGAGTCAGTTGTACAGAAGTACAACTGCAAGACATCCAGTGCTCTACATATTGGGTGTGGTGCAGGATACACATCACTGATGCTGTCGAAAACTTTTGAATCA GTGGTGGGGATTGACTACTGTGGCCGATATATTAACAGTGCTATGCAAATTCAAAAGGATGGAAGGTTGAAGTTTGGATCTGGGAAAGAGGCTAAAATTCCTGATACCATTGATGCTAAAAAAGTCACATTTATACAA CTAACTTGGCTACCAAACGAAATTGAGAACCATGATTTTGTGCTGGTGGAATTTCTCGATCGTGTTATTTCACCAACAA GCTGGCTGGTGAAATTGTGGGAGTGCATCACTACTGATGGATTACTGGTGCTGTCCACCTCATCCAAGTGGACCATTGACAGTCTCACCAGGGAAATTGGGAAATG GTTTAAGATGGTGGAGAACACTGCCCAAAGAGATAAAATGATTACAGTTTGGAAGATGAAGAACTAA
- the LOC136255441 gene encoding hercynine oxygenase-like isoform X2 produces MSWDDTENYRMGGSYKWPSLADVLEYRRQVKEVVIDVIENAPLEFPITPQSPWWSLFMGMEHERIHLETSSVLIRQLPIDHVQKPTNWIYAPPKISDAAVRNEMITVPEGTVRFGKPVDFPSYGWDNEYGQVEMNAPEFEASKYLVTNREFFEFVNAGGYKNKQYWTDEGWKWVTYCGANHPTFWVCQEGCKSRCGAALSSYSHCLPRVVENGHANGSMNGETNTTKYRYRTVYDVIDMPWDWPVDINYHEAKAFCKWKGPDYRLPTEAEHHRMRGDPDPSTDILCDPVFRKDTNINLQFKYGSSNPVNMFPATPLGFHDIYGNVWEWVEDHFNGLPGFEATYLYNDFSTPCFDGRHTLMMGGSWASTGSSEASRFSRYAFRRHFFQHAGFRVVKSANPAPVRLCGCEVYVLGVGVEDNPVQLPICDKEKCWLPSTNGQFQYEVESNLVNLLDEEYGGGIQKTNSQIAYYESVVQKYNCKTSSALHIGCGAGYTSLMLSKTFESVVGIDYCGRYINSAMQIQKDGRLKFGSGKEAKIPDTIDAKKVTFIQLTWLPNEIENHDFVLVEFLDRVISPTSWLVKLWECITTDGLLVLSTSSKWTIDSLTREIGKWFKMVENTAQRDKMITVWKMKN; encoded by the exons ATGTCATGGGATGACACT GAGAACTATAGGATGGGAGGCAGCTACAAGTGGCCCAGCCTAGCTGATGTGTTGGAGTATCGTCGTCAAGTGAAAGAAGTTGTGATTGATGTTATTGAGAATGCTCCACTGGAGTTCCCAATAACACCACAGTCTCCATGG TGGTCTCTATTTATGGGAATGGAACACGAAAG GATCCATTTGGAAACCTCATCAGTGCTTATAAGGCAGTTGCCTATTGATCATGTACAGAAGCCAACCAACTGGATATATGCTCCTCCTAAAATAT CTGATGCAGCTGTACGAAATGAGATGATTACTGTACCAGAGGGGACAGTGAGATTTGGCAAACCGGTGGATTTTCCATCCTACGGTTGGGACAATGAGTATGGACAAGTAGAGATGAA TGCTCCAGAATTTGAGGCAAGCAAATATCTCGTCACAAACCGTGAATTTTTTGAATTTGTCAATGCTGGTGGATATAAAAACAAGCAGTATTGGACAGATGAAG GTTGGAAATGGGTGACTTATTGTGGAGCTAACCATCCCACATTCTGGGTGTGTCAAGAAGGGTGCAAATCTCGCTGTGGAGCTGCTTTGTCATCATACTCCCACTGCCTGCCTCGTGTGGTAGAGAATGGACATGCTAATGGCAGTATGAATGGTGAAACAAACACCACCAAATATCG GTATCGTACTGTGTATGATGTGATAGACATGCCATGGGATTGGCCGGTGGACATCAACTACCACGAGGCTAAGGCATTCTGTAAGTGGAAGGGACCAGATTACCGTCTACCTACTGAGGCAGAACATCACAGGATGAGGGGGGACCCA GATCCCTCTACAGATATCCTTTGTGATCCAGTGTTCAGAAAGGATACCAATATCAACTTGCAGTTTAAATACGGATCATCCAAT CCCGTGAACATGTTCCCGGCAACTCCACTGGGGTTTCATGACATTTATGGAAACGTGTGGGAATGGGTTGAAGACCATTTCAATGGTCTTCCTGGCTTTGAGGCGACATATCTGTACAACGACTTTTCAACACCATGCTTTGATGGTCGACATACCTTGATGATG GGTGGATCATGGGCATCTACTGGCAGCTCGGAGGCATCTCGTTTTTCCAGATATGCTTTCCGCAGACATTTCTTCCAACATGCTGGATTTCGTGTAGTGAAATCTGCCAATCCTGCTCCAGTCAGACTGTGTGGCTGTGAAGTGTACGTCCTTGGGGTGGGAGTTGAAG ATAATCCAGTGCAGTTGCCAATTTGTGACAAAGAGAAGTGCTGGCTTCCCTCCACTAATGGCCAGTTTCAGTATGAAGTGGAATCTAACCTAGTCAACCTACTGGATGAGGAATATGGGGGG GGTATACAGAAGACTAACTCTCAGATTGCCTATTACGAGTCAGTTGTACAGAAGTACAACTGCAAGACATCCAGTGCTCTACATATTGGGTGTGGTGCAGGATACACATCACTGATGCTGTCGAAAACTTTTGAATCA GTGGTGGGGATTGACTACTGTGGCCGATATATTAACAGTGCTATGCAAATTCAAAAGGATGGAAGGTTGAAGTTTGGATCTGGGAAAGAGGCTAAAATTCCTGATACCATTGATGCTAAAAAAGTCACATTTATACAA CTAACTTGGCTACCAAACGAAATTGAGAACCATGATTTTGTGCTGGTGGAATTTCTCGATCGTGTTATTTCACCAACAA GCTGGCTGGTGAAATTGTGGGAGTGCATCACTACTGATGGATTACTGGTGCTGTCCACCTCATCCAAGTGGACCATTGACAGTCTCACCAGGGAAATTGGGAAATG GTTTAAGATGGTGGAGAACACTGCCCAAAGAGATAAAATGATTACAGTTTGGAAGATGAAGAACTAA
- the LOC136255442 gene encoding uncharacterized protein, translated as MAYPPVRDHYTILTTHLRVEPLLPHLKQHNWLTPPDHEALNRRELDRKRKVEMIVGILKMKNGRVWCDEVFLRCVLLSGQKEVAKMLGHVEEIPSYPSLQPIVDTSVATSDMAAQPPLVLGAGRRRIPSHEVHHHAFIVYSKEDDPSNCVKDLSDFLTYCGVDCDIDQYHTTENVLDWGLWNEEQIRKCAHMNGYVLLVCSLRLYQQLCDARNSSRIEMRAGHLTNLTLNSLIKDSIITQRVIPVFLEQRMECVPTCVAERTCYALHWSRVMNCDSNAEASVILNTPGLESLRSLVCRLRDEPENVKPEVATTPGLISPPGPYPPAKPQETPPPVQQPPVLKPPSEPVEGEVPDDFLHEVANNIGKDWSRLGVRLGIQFRTLEMIRHSTPYDMRQQAYLMLVHWKETHETLPKIEELQDKLDELKLGRIGRLSTKYTQQ; from the exons ATG GCTTATCCACCAGTGAGGGATCACTATACCATTTTAACTACTCACCTACGAGTGGAGCCATTGCTGCCACATCTCAAGCAGCACAACTGGCTGACTCCACCTGATCATGAGGCATTGAACAGGAGAGAGCTGGACCGGAAAAGGAAGGTTGAAATGATCGTGGGTATCCTGAAGATGAAGAATGGTAGAGTATGGTGTGATGAGGTGTTCTTGAGATGTGTACTCTTGAGTGGCCAAAAGGAAGTTGCTAAGATGTTGGGACATGTTGAAGAAATTCCTTCATACCCTTCACTGCAACCAATTGTAGACACCA GTGTTGCAACTAGTGACATGGCTGCACAACCTCCTCTTGTGCTGGGTGCAGGAAGAAGAAGAATACCAAGTCATGAAG TCCACCATCATGCATTCATTGTATACTCCAAAGAAGATGACCCTTCTAATTGTGTGAAAGACTTGTCAGATTTTTTAACTTACTGTGGAGTGGACTGTGATATTGACCAGTATCATACAACTGAGAATGTCCTCGACTGGGGACTGTGGAATGAGGAACAAATCAGAAAGTGTGCTCACATGAATGGATATGTGCTACTGGTGTGTTCACTAAGACTGTACCAGCAACTCTGTGATGCCAGAAATAGTTCACGGATTGAAATGAGAGCTGGGCATTTGACTAACTTAACATTGAACAGTTTAATAAAGGATTCAATTATAACACAGCGTGTTATCCCAGTGTTTCTTGAACAGCGAATGGAGTGTGTTCCTACTTGTGTTGCAGAGAGAACTTGTTATGCTCTTCACTGGAGTAGGGTGATGAATTGTGATTCTAATGCAGAAGCTAGTGTTATCTTAAACACACCGGGACTAGAGTCTCTGAGGAGTCTGGTATGTAGGCTAAGGGACGAACCAGAGAATGTTAAACCAGAGGTAGCAACTACCCCAGGACTAATAT CTCCACCAGGCCCGTATCCACCAGCAAAGCCACAAGAAACACCTCCACCAGTTCAACAGCCACCAGTACTAAAACCGCCTTCAGAACCTGTAGAAGGTGAAGTTCCTGATGACTTTTTACATGAGGTAGCAAACAACATTGGCAAAGATTGGTCACGTCTCGGTGTCAGGTTGGGCATACAGTTCAGAACACTAGAAATGATCAGACATAGCACACCATATGATATGAGACAGCAGGCCTACCTTATGTTGGTACATTGGAAGGAGACGCACGAAACTCTTCCCAAAATTGAAGAGCTACAAGACAAACTGGATGAATTGAAATTGGGTCGTATAGGAAGATTATCTACCAAATATACACAGCAATGA
- the LOC136255443 gene encoding uncharacterized protein — protein MSLLHRQAGWYKQLLTLSLFSMKVKQVHPHAFIVYSKEDDPNNHVKDLSDFLRANCGVDCDIDQYHTNDNVLDWELWNEEQIRKCAHVKGYVLLVCSLRLYQQLCDARNSLRIEMRAGHLTNLTLNSLIKDSIITQHVIPVFLEQHKMECVPTCVAERTCYALNWSRVMNCDPNAEASVILNTPGLESLRSLVCRLRNEPESVKPRVVPPSKLSLQPPVFCPPSSLQETRVPVQQLPNHTEVEDEVPDDYLHEVADNIGRDWSRLGIRLGMRSRTLDMIRRDSHYNNRQQAYLMLVHWKNTHKSLPTIVELQDRLDELRLCNIGLRQCT, from the exons ATGAGTCTTCTACACCGGCAAGCTGGTTGGTACAAGCAGTTATTAACATTATCTCTGTTTAGTATGAAAGTTAAGCAAG TCCACCCTCATGCTTTCATTGTGTACTCTAAAGAAGATGATCCTAACAATCATGTGAAAGACTTGTCAGATTTCCTGCGGGCTAACTGTGGAGTGGACTGTGATATTGACCAGTATCATACCAATGACAATGTTCTTGACTGGGAACTGTGGAATGAAGAACAAATCAGAAAGTGTGCTCATGTAAAGGGCTATGTGCTACTGGTGTGTTCACTAAGACTGTACCAGCAACTCTGTGATGCCAGAAATAGTTTGCGTATTGAAATGAGAGCTGGGCATTTGACTAACTTAACATTGAACAGCTTAATAAAGGATTCAATCATAACGCAGCATGTAATCCCAGTGTTTCTTGAACAACACAAAATGGAGTGTGTTCCTACTTGTGTTGCAGAGAGAACTTGTTATGCTCTTAACTGGAGTAGGGTGATGAATTGTGATCCTAATGCAGAAGCTAGTGTTATCTTAAACACACCAGGACTAGAGTCTCTAAGGAGTCTGGTATGTAGACTAAGAAATGAGCCAGAAAGTGTCAAACCAAGAGTAGTCCCTCCTTCCAAACTATCAT TACAACCACCAGTCTTCTGTCCACCATCATCACTACAAGAAACTCGTGTACCAGTTCAGCAGCTACCAAACCACACTGAAGTAGAGGATGAGGTTCCTGATGACTATTTGCATGAGGTGGCAGACAACATTGGAAGGGATTGGTCACGTCTTGGTATCAGGCTTGGCATGCGGTCCAGAACACTGGATATGATAAGACGTGACTCACATTACAACAATAGACAGCAGGCCTACCTGATGTTGGTACACTGGAAGAACACTCACAAATCTCTTCCCACAATTGTTGAGCTGCAGGACAGATTGGATGAACTGAGACTGTGTAATATAGGACTTAGACAATGTACATAG
- the LOC136256325 gene encoding uncharacterized protein — translation MARQYHIQDHYRSLISELQVDPILPYLKDLKWLTTDEYETLISPMMNRRQKAEKILLLQPRKTIGNYNGEEILVKSIIWSGQEKLVRQLGCTDEDIRLIKGQCPYRIEPDHPQTLPGFYGYTPRSPTVMSPTVMQYHQIPATPTSPLLTPGAMMNYGPNASGRNQGGPGPAMILYCHNDGPASDYVLTLSDFLSTCGVDCDIDQYHANDNITDWDQWWERRINNVIARNGFILFAVAYNDHLKKCMAESRRIQMSHGFISGLLLSSMIGDRNKTSRIIPVFLDAVNGALLPGVLSQRTSYCANIRVLETTVNGPGSAEILDMPGLESLRSLVFRLTGQVEVEKPMVAPVPQNSRSYTLPVQENENQIPAGASAKPVAFITDDQLRNLAGQINRKNKGWRPLALQLEVKYADITKIGKSCEEDKQAYEMLKLWRGTNSTITINDLQEIINKL, via the exons ATGGCAAGACAATATCACATACAAGATCATTATAGAAGCCTGATCAGTGAACTTCAGGTTGACCCAATCCTGCCGTACTTGAAGGATCTAAAATGGCTGACCACAGATGAATATGAAACTCTCATCTCACCAATGATGAACCGTCGACAGAAAGCTGAGAAGATTTTATTACTTCAGCCGAGGAAGACAATAGGAAATTACAATGGGGAGGAGATACTTGTAAAGAgcattatttggagtggccagGAAAAATTAGTACGGCAGTTGGGATGTACTGATGAAGATATACGTCTGATAAAAGGGCAGTGTCCTTACCGTATTGAGCCTGACCATCCTCAAA CACTACCTGGTTTCTATGGATACACTCCACGAAGTCCTACTGTGATGAGTCCCACTGTAATGCAGTATCATCAAATTCCTGCCACCCCAACAAGTCCACTACTAACTCCTGGTGCTATGATGAACTATGGACCAAATGCAAGTGGAAGGAACCAAGGTG GGCCTGGGCCTGCTATGATCCTATACTGTCACAATGATGGTCCTGCATCTGATTATGTACTAACACTATCTGACTTCTTGAGTACTTGTGGAGTGGACTGTGACATTGACCAGTACCACGCTAACGACAACATCACTGACTGGGATCAGTGGTGGGAACGGAGGATAAATAATGTTATTGCAAGGAATGGGTTTATTTTATTTGCTGTAGCATACAATGACCATTTGAAAAAGTGTATGGCTGAGTCAAGAAGAATCCAAATGAGTCATGGGTTTATTAGTGGGTTGTTGTTGAGTAGTATGATAGGAGATCGTAACAAGACTAGCCGTATTATCCCAGTGTTTCTTGATGCTGTCAATGGTGCACTCCTTCCTGGTGTTCTCTCTCAGAGGACTAGCTACTGTGCTAATATTAGAGTCTTGGAGACTACTGTAAATGGTCCTGGCAGTGCTGAAATTTTGGATATGCCTGGATTGGAGTCTCTTAGAAGTTTGGTGTTCAGACTTACTGGACAAGTAGAAGTGGAAAAACCAATGGTTGCTCCTGTGCCACAAAATTCAC GTTCTTACACTCTACCAGTACAAGAAAATGAAAACCAGATCCCTGCTGGTGCTTCAGCCAAACCAGTTGCCTTCATCACAGACGATCAATTACGAAACCTTGCTGGTCAAATTAATCGAAAGAATAAAGGTTGGAGACCACTAGCTTTGCAACTTGAAGTCAAATATGCAGACATCACTAAAATTGGAAAGAGCTGTGAAGAGGACAAACAAGCTTATGAGATGCTTAAGTTGTGGAGAGGCACTAACTCTACAATCACTATCAATGACTTGCaagaaataataaataaattgtaG